TGCAGGGTTTCACCGATGTACTGCGTATGGAGGTGCGCAAGCACGGCATTCAAGTCACCGCCGTGCTGCCCGGCGCCACCGATACCGCCATCTGGGGCGATGCGCATGTGGAACGGGGGCGGATGATGAGCGCCCAGCAGGTCGCACAGACCGTCGCTGCTGTTTGCTGCGCGCCGCCGCCGGTGATGGTGGAGGAGATTTTGATCAGACCGCAGGGCGGCGATCTGTAGGGTGATTCCCGGCGCAGCCGCCGGACCCCATCCCTGGTTCCACCTTCATGCCGAAAGGAGGAGATATGCCCACACTCACATTTCTCGGCCATGACGCTTTTTTATTGGAGCACGAGGCGCACCGGCTGATCATCGATCCCTTTCTCAGCGGCAATCCCCAGGCGAGGCTCAAGCCCGGGGCGATCAAAGTGCAGTATGTTCTGCTGACCCATGCGCATGGGGATCATTTCGGCGATGCGGTCAGCATCGCCCGGGCCAACAACGCCCTGATCATTGCACCGAATGAATTGGCTGTCTACTGCGGCAACCTGGGATTGCGATCTCATGCAATGCACATCGGCGGCGCGTTTACTTTTCCCTTCGGCCGGGTCAAGCTGACCATCGCCCATCACGGCTCAGGGCTTGATCTCGGCGGGGATGCGCTCACCTACATGGGCAATCCCTGTGGTTTTCTCATCACCCTGGGAGGCAAAACCGTTTATCATGCCGGCGACACCGGTCTGTTTCT
This portion of the bacterium genome encodes:
- a CDS encoding metal-dependent hydrolase; translated protein: MPTLTFLGHDAFLLEHEAHRLIIDPFLSGNPQARLKPGAIKVQYVLLTHAHGDHFGDAVSIARANNALIIAPNELAVYCGNLGLRSHAMHIGGAFTFPFGRVKLTIAHHGSGLDLGGDALTYMGNPCGFLITLGGKTVYHAGDTGLFLDMKLIGELDAIDVALLPIGDNFTMGVRDAVRASEFLKPGLVVPMHYNTFDLINADAAAFVEQVQAKGLAARAMQVGETLTF